Genomic window (Chryseobacterium bernardetii):
ATTAAATGTATAACAATGAATGTTGTGTTCAGTGTGAAGTGTTTGATTTTCAATAGTATAATGGTTTATGTCTGCCTTTTTGTTTTAATTTCAGTTGTTTATTTATAAGGGAGCAAATGTATATCATATAATATTCAATGTATAACATCAGCGTCTGCCATTGCAGTAATTTTGTATAAGAAATTTAAAATAAAAATATGAGTAAGTTATTTGTTGCCAGCGAAGTATTTCACGGAGCTGGAAGTTTATCAGAATTAAAGAACCTTTCAGGAAAGAAAGCGATCATTGTAACTGGTGGACAATCAATGAAAAGAAGTGGGACCTTAGATAGAGCACTTTCCTATTTAAACGAAGCAGGACTTGAAACTGCTGTTTTTGACGGTGTTGAAGAAGATCCGTCTTCGGAAACAAGTCTTAAGGGAGCTGCAGTGATGCGTGATTTTGAACCGGACTGGATTGTTGGTCTTGGGGGCTGTTCTGCAATCGATGCGGCAAAAATGATGTGGGTCTTCTATGAATATCCCGATGCCGATTTTGAGGCAATGACAAAGCCTTTCACTGTTCCGACATTACGCCAGAAGGCTAAATTTGTAGCGATTCCTTCTACAAGTGGTACAGGAACAGAAACAACAGGTCTGGCGGTTATCACTGATAGAGAAAAAGGGGTGAAGTATCCGATCGTTTCTTATGAGTTAACTCCGGATATTGCAATTGTAGATGGAGAAATATGTGCTTCAATGCCGGCTCACATCACATCAAATACGGGTCTGGATGCTTTGACACATTGTGTGGAAGCCTATGTG
Coding sequences:
- a CDS encoding iron-containing alcohol dehydrogenase, producing the protein MSKLFVASEVFHGAGSLSELKNLSGKKAIIVTGGQSMKRSGTLDRALSYLNEAGLETAVFDGVEEDPSSETSLKGAAVMRDFEPDWIVGLGGCSAIDAAKMMWVFYEYPDADFEAMTKPFTVPTLRQKAKFVAIPSTSGTGTETTGLAVITDREKGVKYPIVSYELTPDIAIVDGEICASMPAHITSNTGLDALTHCVEAYVSNIEDNYADVLAKGGLEIVFQNLEEAVNNPGNIKARQNMHDASFMGGLAFNNAWLGIVHSLSHQVGALYGIPHGAANAIFLPNVIRYNQTATSRYPDLAKIVGRTSAEELAQEIEKLRASVNNIGSLKAFGISREDWEKNLDFISKNALEDPCTGFNPRKPTLQDLKDLYNASFEGDIYQN